In Phreatobacter stygius, a genomic segment contains:
- a CDS encoding EthD family reductase, which translates to MMNRLSLLRRKTGLENADFAARWRDADGTLAARLPGLRGYLRHRVTDPGPRGDWNIDGICELQFANADTMRAALGSQAFAAMTAAAAQFRDPASIVVCEKHEAIPCTADDLPAVKRMSILRRRPEVSPEEFRREWLGRHAELVRTWPKLLGYTQNLVIARYDEHTREASHDDIPVDGVVELWFRSKEDAAEVVTTAAFARTKEHTETIVASVAPYFVETTRIA; encoded by the coding sequence CGCAAGACCGGCCTCGAGAACGCGGATTTCGCCGCGCGCTGGCGCGACGCCGATGGAACGCTGGCCGCTCGCCTGCCCGGTCTCCGCGGCTATCTCCGGCATCGTGTCACCGATCCGGGGCCGCGGGGCGACTGGAACATCGACGGCATTTGCGAACTGCAGTTCGCCAATGCCGACACCATGCGCGCCGCCTTGGGATCGCAGGCCTTTGCGGCCATGACGGCGGCTGCGGCGCAATTTCGAGACCCGGCCAGCATTGTCGTCTGCGAGAAACACGAGGCGATCCCCTGCACCGCGGACGATCTCCCGGCGGTCAAGCGCATGTCGATCCTGCGTCGCCGCCCGGAGGTTTCGCCCGAAGAGTTCCGGCGCGAATGGCTCGGCCGCCACGCGGAACTGGTGCGAACCTGGCCGAAACTGCTGGGCTATACGCAGAACCTCGTCATTGCCCGCTACGACGAGCACACGCGCGAAGCCTCGCATGACGACATCCCGGTCGATGGCGTCGTCGAACTGTGGTTCCGCAGCAAGGAAGACGCCGCCGAGGTCGTGACCACCGCCGCCTTCGCGCGGACCAAGGAACACACCGAGACGATCGTGGCCAGTGTCGCGCCATATTTCGTCGAGACGACCCGGATCGCTTGA
- a CDS encoding glutathione S-transferase N-terminal domain-containing protein — MLSVIELYAMASPNVQKIYLMLEETGLRYVAHQINIWKGEQFEPGFRALNPNAKVPVIVDHDGPGGGDYVVFESGAILLYLSEKTGALLPSDPRQRGDTLQWLMIQLTGIGPMFGQFNHFNRFAAENRYGVSRYTTEAQRLYRLIDDRLARTAFLGGDDYSIADIATFPWFRTEARMFGDTHPFTAADGDGYPHLWRWYRQIAERPAAMRALAVIDAHPSTFATATVTEVDRVLGRGSHAATR; from the coding sequence ATGCTGTCTGTGATCGAGCTCTATGCCATGGCCAGTCCGAACGTCCAGAAGATCTACCTGATGCTGGAGGAGACCGGGCTTCGTTATGTCGCGCATCAGATCAACATCTGGAAGGGCGAACAGTTCGAGCCAGGATTTCGCGCGCTGAATCCGAACGCCAAGGTTCCGGTAATCGTCGATCACGACGGTCCCGGCGGCGGCGACTACGTGGTCTTCGAATCGGGGGCGATCCTCCTCTATCTCTCCGAAAAGACAGGCGCCCTGCTGCCCTCGGACCCGCGGCAGCGCGGCGACACGCTTCAGTGGCTGATGATCCAGTTGACCGGCATCGGACCGATGTTCGGCCAGTTCAACCATTTCAACCGCTTCGCCGCCGAGAACCGTTACGGCGTGTCGCGCTACACCACCGAGGCCCAGCGGCTCTACCGGCTGATCGACGACCGGCTGGCCAGGACCGCCTTCCTCGGCGGTGACGACTATTCGATCGCCGATATCGCGACCTTCCCATGGTTCCGAACCGAAGCGCGGATGTTTGGCGATACCCATCCGTTCACCGCGGCGGATGGCGACGGCTATCCCCATCTCTGGCGCTGGTACCGGCAGATCGCCGAGCGACCGGCGGCCATGCGCGCGCTGGCGGTGATCGACGCGCATCCATCCACCTTCGCCACGGCGACCGTCACGGAGGTGGATCGCGTCCTCGGCCGCGGATCCCATGCGGCTACGCGCTGA
- a CDS encoding SDR family NAD(P)-dependent oxidoreductase — translation MASAATRHRRTGRTIAPARQPTIVHTREPASMYPLLDGKLCVITGAGQGNGRALAVGLAKWGADIVATDVDEALANETAELVRAEGRSALGLRWDVSSRDDGTRVATRIAETMGDTSILINNAGIIFRGDSDSEQALDAWRRIIDVNLTGVYYATVALLDQLKRARGTVINIGSLQSFLGLATKGAAYAASKGGVLLLTKEMAVEFAPFGIRVNGIAPGTMRTPMNTWIGVDHAKMEMLVKRIPMGRVGEPDELVGTALFLASDALASYVNGVMIPVDGGFLAM, via the coding sequence ATGGCTTCAGCCGCGACCAGGCATCGCCGGACCGGCCGCACGATCGCTCCCGCACGCCAGCCGACCATCGTTCACACAAGGGAACCAGCTTCAATGTACCCACTTCTCGACGGTAAGCTCTGCGTCATCACCGGTGCCGGGCAGGGCAATGGCCGCGCACTGGCGGTCGGCCTGGCGAAATGGGGCGCCGACATCGTCGCGACCGATGTCGACGAGGCCTTGGCCAACGAGACGGCCGAGTTGGTGCGGGCCGAGGGTCGATCCGCGCTCGGGCTGCGCTGGGATGTGTCCAGTCGCGATGACGGGACGCGCGTCGCCACGCGCATCGCCGAGACGATGGGCGATACGTCGATCCTGATAAACAACGCCGGGATCATCTTCCGTGGCGACAGCGACAGCGAGCAGGCGCTCGATGCCTGGCGGCGGATCATCGACGTCAACCTGACCGGCGTCTATTACGCGACCGTCGCGCTGCTCGATCAGCTCAAGCGCGCGCGTGGCACGGTCATCAACATCGGTTCGCTGCAGTCGTTTCTCGGATTGGCGACCAAAGGGGCGGCCTATGCCGCGTCGAAGGGCGGCGTACTGCTTCTGACCAAGGAGATGGCGGTCGAATTCGCGCCCTTCGGGATCCGGGTGAACGGCATCGCGCCGGGTACGATGCGGACCCCGATGAACACCTGGATCGGCGTCGACCACGCCAAGATGGAGATGCTGGTGAAGCGCATCCCGATGGGCCGCGTGGGCGAGCCGGACGAACTCGTCGGCACCGCGCTGTTCCTCGCCTCGGATGCGCTGGCGAGCTACGTCAACGGGGTCATGATTCCCGTTGACGGCGGATTTCTTGCGATGTGA
- a CDS encoding carboxymuconolactone decarboxylase family protein translates to MTADFLRCERKGLTMARIQGKTSVLGSEFRQIMALRPEIAKPWNALDEAIRFNGIVDAGLKEEVRRMVAQHSGCAFCASLGAPKGSYDDPRWAAAVAFGKAVATNPTDVPDADWQALKEHFSDEEIVELSAWITFMFASEMVGAVMKLQPASPEMKTMYNNWIRNGIEKATRVAS, encoded by the coding sequence TTGACGGCGGATTTCTTGCGATGTGAACGGAAAGGACTAACAATGGCACGGATTCAAGGAAAGACGAGCGTCCTGGGCAGCGAATTCCGCCAGATCATGGCGCTTCGTCCGGAAATCGCCAAACCGTGGAACGCTCTCGATGAGGCGATCCGCTTCAATGGCATCGTCGATGCCGGCCTCAAGGAAGAAGTTCGCCGGATGGTCGCCCAGCACTCGGGCTGCGCGTTCTGCGCCTCGCTCGGCGCGCCGAAGGGCAGCTATGACGATCCCCGTTGGGCGGCTGCCGTCGCCTTCGGCAAGGCCGTCGCCACCAACCCGACAGACGTGCCGGACGCGGACTGGCAGGCGCTGAAGGAGCATTTCTCCGACGAGGAAATCGTCGAGCTGTCCGCCTGGATCACCTTCATGTTCGCCAGCGAGATGGTGGGCGCGGTGATGAAGCTCCAGCCGGCCTCGCCGGAAATGAAGACCATGTACAACAACTGGATCCGTAACGGGATCGAAAAGGCCACGCGCGTCGCGTCCTGA
- a CDS encoding IclR family transcriptional regulator has translation MSIKGRGVQSIEVGGRILIVLGSEARPMMLRDLALRAKLTPAQAHAYLLSLRRLELVEQDEVGRYRVGPFALTLGMARMWGSDPLKLAMQRLSQLAEDTGMMATILVFGTRGPTVVYVEEGANQIQVNVRAGTLYSLMGTASGRVFAAYLADSVARERIKAEIAEGPSQFMVGTPASLRAFGASNKKVRAAGYATTEGVPIPGINAVSAPVFDSAGRMQLAITLIGPAGAMSVEDESPFVAATVAFCAKLSADLGYDPKRLPGGEGAA, from the coding sequence ATGAGCATCAAGGGGCGCGGCGTGCAGTCGATCGAGGTCGGCGGCCGCATTCTCATCGTCCTCGGTTCCGAGGCGCGGCCGATGATGTTGCGCGACCTGGCGCTTCGGGCAAAGCTCACCCCGGCGCAAGCCCACGCCTATCTGCTGTCGCTCCGCCGGCTCGAGCTGGTGGAGCAGGACGAAGTTGGCCGCTATCGCGTCGGCCCCTTTGCACTGACCCTGGGCATGGCCCGCATGTGGGGCTCCGATCCGCTGAAGCTCGCCATGCAGCGGCTGTCGCAGCTGGCCGAAGATACCGGCATGATGGCGACCATACTGGTGTTCGGCACGCGTGGCCCGACGGTTGTCTATGTCGAGGAAGGCGCCAACCAGATTCAGGTGAACGTGCGCGCCGGCACGCTCTATTCGTTGATGGGAACCGCCAGCGGCCGGGTGTTCGCCGCCTATCTGGCCGATAGCGTCGCCAGGGAGCGGATCAAGGCGGAGATCGCCGAAGGCCCCTCGCAGTTCATGGTCGGAACACCGGCGTCGCTCCGTGCGTTCGGAGCCTCCAACAAGAAGGTGCGCGCCGCCGGCTATGCGACGACCGAAGGTGTGCCGATCCCCGGCATCAACGCGGTGTCGGCACCGGTGTTCGACAGTGCGGGCAGGATGCAGTTGGCGATCACCCTGATCGGACCCGCCGGGGCGATGAGTGTCGAGGACGAGAGCCCGTTCGTGGCGGCGACGGTCGCCTTCTGCGCGAAGCTGTCGGCCGATCTCGGCTATGATCCGAAAAGGCTGCCGGGCGGCGAAGGTGCGGCCTGA